The genomic interval AGAGTCGCGTTCTTGATCCGCATACAACTTCGACAACATGCGTTTGATCTCTCGCGGGGTCTTCGATGTGGAGGTGATGCGGAACTCGTCGCTGCCCGGCGACCTGCGGACGAAGTCGCCCTGGTCGGAGGTAAAGATGTACATAAATTGGAACGCCAGTTTATGCAGTTCCAAGTCCACCGCCGCGGCGCCATACACTTTGTTCGCCTGTCGCAGGTCGTAAATGTCCACCTTTGCCATGCCTGTATGCCCGGCGGGGATGAGCCATTTCTCCGCGCGCGAGTTGAGCGCATGCGTGATGGGATCGTATAACGCCAGATTTTTGGCATTTTTCAGTATGCCGGAGAGGATACTTTTCAAAGGCTGGCGTTGCGCCTCATGGATCGGTAACGCCTCGAACAAGGTCTCTAACTCTTTGAAGGCTTGCAGAAAAATTTTTTGCTCGTTATCCATGCGGTTGTTGATTTACCGCCAGGTGCGGATGCAACGTGAATATCTTTTGCAGGAACTCTTGTCCCAGCCGAATCTCGTGTTGCATCCCCTGGCGTTGAAACCCTTCCATTGATTCGTTAACCAGGCTGAGCGCGGCGTTGGGCTCGGCATTCGATTCAAGATACACCGCGGCAAGCCCCAGTTGACCGCGCGCCAGTTCCTCCACCCGACCGAATTCATTGGCAGAGCGGATCCCCTCTTTGAAGTGACGCTCTGCCTCTTCGTATTTTTTTTCCTTCAGCGCGACAAAGCCCAGCCCGTTGTACGCGTAACTGATGTGGCGCACCGGGTCTTTCCGCACGGGGTCCTGCCACGTTTCCAGCGCTTTCTGGTACCACGCCCCGGCTTGCTTGATGTTGCCTCGTTCATTCTCAAGATCGCCGAGACCAAACTGCGCAAAGCCTTTGCTGTAGATCCCATAATCGTCGTCGGCGTGTTGTTCGCTGGTCGTGAGCGCATCCATCAACATTTGTTCCGAACGCTCGAAATTCCCCAGCCGAAGTTCCACGGTGCCGATCAATCTCTGCGCGGCCGCGATCAACAGCCCGTCCCGCGTGATCGTGGTTGCCGAGAGCGATTCCTCCGCCCAACGCAAAGCCCGCAGATAATCGCCCTGATAAAAATAGATCCAACTGATGTTGCGCGCAAATGTGCTGACCGATTTCCAATCGGAGAGCAGGTTTGCCGCGCGGAGCGAGGCGTGCGCGAGCGTGAGACGGTCGTACCAGTAGGCGCGTTGCCACAGCACGCTCCCGAACTGGGCGCCGATCTGCACCAGCAATTCGGCAATCCCCCTCGTCTTCTTGGTCAAGGAACTTGTGCCGGGCAGTTTCTTCTGTATGGATTTGTAACACCATTGCGCGGCGCTCAAAATGTTGTTCCTGTCTGCTAAGAGTTTGTCGTACCCGCGCCACTCGGTGAAGTCACTGCGTTGCGAGATCAACGCGGCATAATACTGCGCGATCTTCAACTCAGCCTGCTGAATGAATTTCCGATCACCGGTAAATTGGGTGCGGATATACCTGCGCGTGAGAGGCAGGATGCTGAAATAATCCCGGTCCGGTTCGAGTTCGATGAGGGTGAACTGCAACAGATCGCTGGCGGCGACCTCGAAACTGTCCTCATCTTCAATGCCGGAGATTTCCCTCAACGCCTCCCTCGAAACGGCTTCAGGTTGCAAGGCAAGGAGATATAGCAATTTCTTTTCATTGTGGTGACGCAACAACTCCCAACTGTGATTGAAACAATATTGCAGGACGGGAATATTCGCGTCCATGCTCAATTTATCCAGCACTTGCGCGGCGGAATACCCCAGCACGGCGATCTGTCCCTGTACCCACAACAACGCGAGCGGAAGCCCGCCGGTGTGTTCCGCTAAATATTTATTTTGCTCTTTGGTCAATTGGATGTTTTTCTGTTGAGCGTCCCATTTCAGCAGGGCGTTGCTTTCGTCGAACGACAATCCCTGCAAGCGGATGATCTGCCCTTCGGTCACTCGTTCGCGCGAGGTGACGAGCGCTTTGAGCGTGATCGGCGAACGCCGCAAAAAGTCGAGGATGTCGCGTTGCTCGGTTTTGGAGAGCGACT from Candidatus Defluviilinea gracilis carries:
- a CDS encoding tetratricopeptide repeat protein; its protein translation is MNQEDIAHREKMIDLHKKNLYALEEMLAKYGADQPLHLINSVTMEREAIARYAKEIEGLTSSGARERTDSFSNLPRRHYFVGREPEIKTILQSLSPNSRTFIIGIEGIGGVGKSALAIEASHRCVEADLFESVIWISAKESVLTLHGIEPIIPEAKSFSDILITIGSSLGNPTIGNMPIHEQIKQAYNLLARRTTLLVLDNFESLSKTEQRDILDFLRRSPITLKALVTSRERVTEGQIIRLQGLSFDESNALLKWDAQQKNIQLTKEQNKYLAEHTGGLPLALLWVQGQIAVLGYSAAQVLDKLSMDANIPVLQYCFNHSWELLRHHNEKKLLYLLALQPEAVSREALREISGIEDEDSFEVAASDLLQFTLIELEPDRDYFSILPLTRRYIRTQFTGDRKFIQQAELKIAQYYAALISQRSDFTEWRGYDKLLADRNNILSAAQWCYKSIQKKLPGTSSLTKKTRGIAELLVQIGAQFGSVLWQRAYWYDRLTLAHASLRAANLLSDWKSVSTFARNISWIYFYQGDYLRALRWAEESLSATTITRDGLLIAAAQRLIGTVELRLGNFERSEQMLMDALTTSEQHADDDYGIYSKGFAQFGLGDLENERGNIKQAGAWYQKALETWQDPVRKDPVRHISYAYNGLGFVALKEKKYEEAERHFKEGIRSANEFGRVEELARGQLGLAAVYLESNAEPNAALSLVNESMEGFQRQGMQHEIRLGQEFLQKIFTLHPHLAVNQQPHG